GCCGTCCACGACCACCTGCAACGGCCCGTTGAAGCCGGGGCCGAACCCCTCGGAGAGCAGGTCGTACGCCTGCCGCGTCGTCGTCGACTCCGCCTGGTTGCCCTGGTCCGAGGTGCCGAGCCGGAGCGACAGGACGGGGACGGCGACGGCCGCCATGACGACGAAAGCGATCACCGCGACCGCGCGCGGGCGCCGCTGCACGTACGACGACCAGCGTGCCGCGAGATTGCTCGCCTCCTCCGGCTCGGGGCCGGACGTGGCGAGCCGGTGCCGATCCCGGCGGCTGAGAACCCGCATGCCGAGCATCCCCAGCAGGGCGGGCAGCAGGGTGACAGCGGCCAGGATGCTGAGCACCACGGTCAAGGAGGCCGCGATGACCACCCCGTCCAGGAACCGCATGTTCATCACCAGCATGCCGCCGAGCGCGATGCACACCGTGGCACCCGCGAACAGCACCGCGCGACCGGAGGTGTTCAGGGCCGTGATCGCCGCATCCTCGGGCTTCACCCCGCGCAGGATGCCGCGCCGGTGCCGGGTGACGATGAACAGGGCGTAGTCGATACCGACGCCCAGGCCGATCAACGAGCCGACCAGCGGGGCGATCTCGGGCACGTTCGTGACGTGGCTGAGCAGCGTCGTCGCCATGGTGGCGGTGCCGACCGCGGCGACGGCCACCACGATCGGCAGCAGCATCGCGAAGAGCGAACCGAAGGCGAGGAAGAGGACCACCCCCGCCGCCACGATGCCGACCAGTTCGGACAGTCCCGCGGGGGGTCGCTGGACGGTGGCGATGGCCTGGCCGCCCAACTCCACCCGCAGACCGGCCCGTTCGGCGTTCTGGGCCGTGTCGATGACGTTCTCGACCAGCTCCTTGGGGACGGCGTCGGCCTGATGGGCGAACGTCACCTGGGCGTACGCGGTCCGCCCGTCCCGGCTGATCTGCGGGGCGCCCCCCTTCGCGTACGGGCTCGCGACCACCCCGACGCCCTCCATCCTGCCGATCTCATCGAGCGCGGGCTGGATCCGGGACCGTACGGACTCGTCCCGTACCGATCCCGCCTCCACCTTCCACACCACCGTGTCGGTGTCTCCGGAGCTCTGCGGGAAGGCCTTCACCATCAGGTCGTTCGCGTGCTGGGAGTCCGTGTTCGGAAGGGAGAAGACGTTGGTGTAGGTCGTCCCGGCGGCCGCACCCGCCGCGCCCAGTCCGAGCAGCGCGCCCACCCACAGCAACAGGACCACCAGCCGGTGCTGATAGCACCATCGTGCCAATGCCACCACGTTCGTATTCCTCCAGAGTCGTTGGTCAAGAGTCGGTCGGTTGGTCCCTCAGGTCCTGGGCAACAGAATTGGCGGCGGCACGCACGCGTGGGAACGTCATGCCGACGACTCTCAAGAAACTCCAAGGCAGGAAAAGGGCCTGCTGTCAGCGGCCGCGCGGATACTGGAGCCATGACGAAGGCTCCTGGCACCGTGCTGGTCGTGGAGGACGAGGAGAGCATCGCGGACGTCCTCGCCATCGCCCTGCGCTACCACCGTTTCGAGGTGATGACGGCGGGCACCGTCCGCGAGGCGCTGGCACTCGCCGAGCGCACCCGGCCCGACGTGGCGCTGCTCGACGTGATGCTCCCCGACGGCGACGGCCGCGCCCTGGGAAAGCGACTGCGCGCCGACCGGTCCGACCTGGCGCTCGTCTTCCTCACCGCGCGCGACTCGCCCGCGGAGATCGTGGGCGCCCTCGGCTTCGGCGACGACTACATCACCAAGCCGTTCAACATCGACGAGGTGGTCGCCCGGATCACGGCCGTCCTGCGCCGTACGCGTCCGGCCGATGTGCTGCCGCAGCGCCCGCCGCTGACCTACGGCGACCTGGAGCTGGACGAGACGACGTACTCGGTGCACCGCGCCGGCCGCACCGTGGAGCTGACGCCCACCGAGTACGCGCTGCTGAGATTCCTGGTGCGCAACCGCGGCCGCATCGTGTCGAAGGAGCAACTTCTGCACCACGTCTGGCGCTACGAGCACGCGCCGGCCGAGTCGACCGTGGTCGAGACCTACATCAGTTATCTGCGCCGCAAGCTCGACACGCTCGGGTCGCCGGTGATCACGACCCGGCGGGGCGTGGGATACGGACTGGCATGAGCGAAGGCCGCGCCCGCTTCGTCACCCGTTCCCGCGCTCGCTTCCGCGCTCGTTTCCGCTGCCGTCGTGGCAGCCACTCCCTGTGCGGCAAGCTCACCCTGATGTACGTGGTCATGCTCACCCTGGGCATCGGACTCGCGACCACCGTGAGCGTGATGGGCATGCGGATGTACCTGCTCGACAGTGTCGACACGGAGTTGATGTCGATGCGCGGCTCGATGGGCGAGGCACGGATCGGCATGGAGCAGGTCGACTCGCTGGGCGCTCTGGTCGCCGTCCGGGACGACAACTCGCCCCCCCTCCTCGGCCGAGGACGCCGACTCCCTCGTGCGGCACGCGTTCTTCACGGCCCTGGACGAGAAGGGGAAGCCGCTGACCGTAGGCGGTTTCACGCCGACCGCCCAGCAGAGCGCGCTCGCCGGCGCCGTCGGCGACCCGGCCGCACTGGTCAAGGACGACGAACCGCACGACGTCAGGGTGGCGGGCTCCCCCTACCGGGTCACGGCGGCCCGACTCGACGACGGTACGACCGTGCTGCTCGCCACTTCGACCGGGACGCTGCACGACGTCCTCACCAAGGCCCTCAAAGTCGGCCTCGTCTTCGGCGCACTGCTGCTGGCTCTGCTCGGCTGCCTGACGATGTTCGGTGTGAGCCGCCGGTTGCGGCCGCTGCAGGACATGGTGGAGACCTCGTCGGCGATCGCCGAGGGCGACCTGACGCGGCGTGTCCCTTCCAGCCCCCACCCGGCGCAGGAGGTCGAACAGCTCCGGCTCGCCCTCAACTCCATGCTCCAGCAGGTCGAGTCGGCGTACCGGACGCGCGAGCGCAGCGCCGCCCAGCTGCGCCGTTTCGTCGCCGACGCCTCGCACGAGCTGCGCACACCGCTGTCCGCGATCCGGGGTTACCACCAGCTGTTCGACAAGGGGATGCTGCGCGAACCGGCCGAGCGGGAGCGGGCCTGGGACCGGATGACCGGGGAGGCCGACCGCATGGGCCGCCTCGTCGACGAGCTGCTCACCCTCGCCCGCCTCGACCAGAGCCCCGAACTCCGCTTCCGCAACGTCGACCTGGCGCGTCTGGTCCGTGACGCCGCCGAGGACCTGCGCGCTCAGCAGCCCGACCGCCCGGTGACCGTCGACGCGGACGGCAGCCTCCTCGTCCACGCCGACGAGTCGGGGCTGCGCCAGGTGCTGGGCAACCTCATCGGCAACGTCCGCACCCACACCCCCGCCGACGTCCCGGTCCGGCTGACCGTGGAACGCACCGACGGTGCCGTACGCCTGTGCGTCGCGGACGAGGGCCCGGGCCTCACCGAGGAGGACGCCTCCCGCGTCTTCGACCGCTTCTTCCGCGCGGGAGGGGGCGGGGGCAGCGGTTTGGGGATGGCGATCGTGCAGGGGGTCGTACGAGCCCACGGTGGCGAGGTGGAGGTACACACGACTCCCGGCAAGGGCTTGAAGGCAACGGTCACACTCCCTCACCTGCGGGCGCGGGGAACCGCGCAAGCGACCACCACCAACGCACACCCGTGAACCCACGAGGACCCACCACGTCCGTAGGCGTCAGCCCGCCCCGAGCGGAGCGACAAGCACCCAACCGTCTGCCCATGCCGCCCCCGGCTCCACACCGCCCACGCGGAAACGATGCGCCGCACCAGGAACAGCCCCCGCCCGGACTTCTCGAACACCCGCCCCAGCAAACACCCGCGCTTCCCAGGCGTGGCACGGGACGAACTCGCGGCTGAGCCGTCCCCAGCGCTTCATCGACCATGCTCCGCCGAATCGGTCCCAGAACGCGGCCGCTTACTCGTCAGCTGACCGTCGGTGCATAGGCACGTCGTCACCTCTCGCGCCTCCCACGTGCCGGCCGTCCGGGTCCGGGTCCGTCCGAGAGGAGAAGCATGCCGGGGCACTGGCAGAGGCTGGTGGGAACGAGCCGAGCAGCAGAGTCACTCCGCAGGTCCAGGCGATGGACAGCAGAGCACTCCGCAGGGTCGGCCGCAGCTGATCCGCAGCGCTGATGGCGGGGCTGTCCGGGGGAATGTCCGGCTGCCCAGGTGACGCCGCGCACGACTGCGGCCACACCTGGCCCATGGACCCGCTTCCCGTCCTCGCACCCATGCTCGCCTCCACCGGGAATCTGCCGCTGCCCGGCGGCGACGAACAGTGGGCGGTGGAGACCAAGCAGGACGGCCAGCGCGCCCTGGCCTTCCTGCCCGGCGACGGCACGGTGACGATCCGCTCCCGGGGCGGGCACGCGGTCACCGCCGCCTATCCCGAGCTGCACGGCCTGCCCGCCGCGCTCGGCGGCCGGTCGGCGGTGCTGGACGGGGAGATCATCGCCACGGACGCGGACGGCCGCCCCGACTTCGAACTCCTTCAGTCCCGCATGGGCCTGGCGCGCAAGCCCGACCGCGCCGCCCGCCTGGCGCTGCGGGTCCCCGTGCACCTGGTGGTGTTCGACGTGCTCTACCTCGACGGCCGGGACCTCACCAGCCGGCCCTGGACCGAACGCCGCCGGGCCCTGACCGGCCTCGGCCTGCACGGACCGGCCTGGTCGGTGCCCGCGGCCGTCGTCGACCACGCCGCAGGCGCACTCCGGGCGACCCGGGAAGCCGGGCTGGAGGGCGTGATCGCGAAACGGCTCACGTCGCCCTACCGGCCGGGCGTACGTTCCCCCGACTGGATCAAGATCAAAAACGTGCGGACCACCGATGCCGTCATCGGCGGCTGGGTACCCGGCACCGGCCGGCTGGCCGGACTGCCCGGCGCCGTCCTCCTCGGCGAGCTCCGCGACGGCCCGCTGCGCTACATCGGTTCGGTCGGCACCGGCTGGAGCGACCGCGAACGCCGCCGGCTCGCCGACCTGCTCGCGGTGGCCGCCTGGACCACCTGCCCCTTCACCCCCGCCCCCAAGGTGGCCGGAGCCCGCTGGGTCCTGCCCCGTCTCGTCGCCGAGATCACCTACACCACCCGCACCCGCGCCGGATACCTGCGCCACCCCTCCTGGCACCGGCTCCGTCCCGACCTCACCCCCGGCGACTCGCCTGAGGCCAACCGCTGAGGCCAACCGCTCGTAGAAGCGTGTCCTGGAGGGTGCGACCGGTAGGCGCGCATGGTGAGGTGTCGCGCTTCCTGACGGTGAGCGACAAGGACATCCGCGTGTGAATCCCGTCGGATTGTCGATGTAACGACAAGAACTAACACCCCCGCCGATAGGCTCGGACAATCTGTCACCGACAAGCCCCTGGGGGTCTCGTGACACAACGTCCGCTCGCCGGATCATTCACCGGATCATTCAGAGGGTTACGCCGTATCGCGGCCCTCACCGTACTCGCCCTGACCGTCCCACTGACGGCCACCACCGCCCAGGCGCACAGCGGCGTGGAGGCTGCCCCGGGCAATCCCGTCATCGCCTGGAACATCCACGCTCAGAGCGCCATCTACGACACCGCCAAGCAGTCGCCCACCACCAGCACCCGCAGCTTCGCCATCGTGCAGGGCGCCGTGTACGACGCGGTCAACGCCGTCGCCGGCCGTCCGTACGAGCCCCTGGTCAGCGCGCCCCGCAGCCGCCCCGGGTCCTCCACCGCCGCGGCGGTCGCCGCGGCCGCCCACGACACGCTGCTGTGGCTCTTCCCCGCGCAGGCCGAGTCGCTGAACGCCCGGTACGAGGAGGCGCTGGCCGCGATCCCCGACGGCCGCGCCGAGGACGGCGGGGTGGCCGTCGGCAGGGCCGCCGCCGCGGCGATGACCGAGAGCCGCCGTGCCGACGGCTTCGACCCCACCGCGCCGTGGACCGTCGGCACCGAGCCGGGCCAATACCGGCTCACCCCGCCCGGCTACGTCAACGTCGGCGCCTGGGTGCCGAACCTGAAACCGTTCGTCGTCCCCGACGCCGGCGCCTACCGGGTCAAGCCCCCGCCGGCCCTGACCGGTACCGCCTGGGCCCGCGACCTGAACGAGGTCAAGAGCCTCGGCGCGGCCACCAGCACCGTCCGCACCGAGGACCAGACCGAGGCGGCGATCTGGTGGGACGACCCCCGGATGGTCGAATGGTCGATCACCCGGCAACTCGCCGGCGCGCACCACCTGGGCAGCCTCCGGACGGCGCGGCTGCTCGCCATGGTGTACGTGGCCTCCGCCGACACCCTGATCGCCTGCTACAAGGCCAAGGCGCACTGGAACTTCTGGCGCCCGGTGACGGCCATTCCGCTCGCCGGCACCGACGGCAACGCGGCCACCGATCCCGACCCGGACTGGACGCCGCTGCGGGTCACCGCCCCGTCGCCGGAGTACCCGTCGGGCCACGCCTGCTTCACCACGGCGGTCATGACGGCCCTGGGGTCGTTCTTCGGCCGTGACGACCTCACGTTCGCCGCGTACAGCCCCGCCTCCGGCACGACCCGCCACTACGACAGCCTTCGGGCGGCGACGGCCGAACTCCTGGAGGCGCGCGTCTGGGCCGGCGTGCACTACCGCTTCGCCTCCGAGCACGGGCACCGGCTCGGGCTGGCGGTCACCTCCGACGTCCTGAGCCGCGCCTTCGAGCGGCGCTGACGCGGCCGTCCCTCCCCACCGCCGACAGGACAGCTCGGGACAGCACCAACACCGGGACGGCGACAGAAGCACAGCTCGTCCGGCACGAGCGAGTGGCCGGCGTTCCCATGAGGACCCGGCCACTCGCTGTCGCGCAGGGGCGGCAGGATTTGAACCTGCGGCGTGCGGGTTTGGAGTCCGCTGCTCTGGCCAAACTGAGCTACGCCCCTTCGGTGGTTGGAGCGTGGCACGGCGATGAATCCTTGCGCCACCGGATTTCAGGCAGAACGCGGGCTCAGGGTCAGATGCCGGGCGGCACGGGCCCGGTGATCTGCATCCAAGAGGTCCAGCAGAGAAAGTCCCACCGTCATGGGACGGTTGCGGGGTGCGAGCACATGGAATCGAACTTGCCGGTTTCATTGACGGGCTTCCGACTGAGACCTATCTTCTGATCGAACTTGCGAACAATGTTCGATTTTTCGAACCACGGCCGTCAAAGGGGACTGCCCGTGTTACGCACCTGTCTCCGGCCTACTCCTGAGCCGGCTCCGGCGGCCCTCTCCGCTGCCTTCGACACCCGCCCCGCCACGGCTGGGCCCCCGGTCGCTGCCACGTTCACGCGGAAACCGCGCCACGTCGGCCGATGACCAGCGCGACGCGGCGCCCCCACCTCGCGCGAAACCGGTCCTGCCCCAACCGCACGAAGGCCGGACCCCACCCTCGATCCCGCACCTGCCATTACACCTGCACCTGCACCTGCACCTGCACCTGCACCTGATCACGGCACCCCAAAAAGACAGGAACGCACATGCCCGCGGTTCTCTCCCGGCTGGCGGCGATACTCGTCGCCGCCTGCCTGCTCTTCACCGCCCAAGTCGTGACCGCACCTCAGCGGGCCGCCGCCGCCGACCCGGGTTACCTGATGACGCACTTCATCGGAGAGGGGTCGACCGGTCAGCAGATGTACTTCTCGTACAGCGCGGACGGTCTGAACTGGACCGATCTCAACGGCGGCGGGATGACCCTGCGCTCCACCGTGGGCACCCGCGGCGTGCGCGACCCCGCACTGGTCCGCTCGCCCGACGGCAGCAAGTACTGGATCATCGCGACCGACCTGTGCATCGACTGCGGGCAGACGTGGAGTTCGTCCATCAACGACGGCAGTCGCAGTCTTGTGGTGTGGGAGTCGAGCGACCTGGTCACCTGGTCGGCGCCGTGGCTGCTCAACGTCGCCGGCGCGATCCCCGACGGACGCAACGCCTGGGCGCCGGAAGCGATCTGGGATCCGGCCGGCAACAACTATGTCCTGTACTGGGCGACGAACAAGCCCCTCAACGGCGCGACGAAGCACCGCATCTACTACGCCCGCACCACCGACTTCCGCTCCATCACCACCCCGCAGATCTACATCGAGCGCCCCGGCACCCAGGAAATCATCGACACCCAGATCGTCGAGGTCCCCTCCGGCGTCGGCAACTACCGCTACGTGCGCGCCTCCGGCGACGGCCAGATCACCCTTGAGGGCAGCAACTCGATCCTCGGCACCTGGACCAACCTCGGCAACCTGTCCGGCATCGGCCTGACCGGCTCCCAGGTCGAGGGTCCGATGTGGATGAAGTTCCGGGACCGCAACGAGTGGACGCTCTACCTCGACCAGTACGCGGCCGGAAGGGGATACATGCCGGTCTCGACGACCAACCCGTCCGCCACCGGCACCTACCAGCTCCCGACGTCGGGCACCTACTCCCTGGGCGGCAACAAGAAGCGCCACGGCTCGATCCTGAGCCTGACGGCCGCAGAGGACGCCCGGATCCAGGCGCGCTGGGCGAACACCCCGGCCCAGCGGCTGCAGTCCTTCAACTTCCAGGACCGCTACGTGCGGCACGCCAACTTCGACGTGCGCATCGACCAGAACGTCACCAACGACGACGCCAAGTTCCGGCCCCGACCGGGCCTGGCCGGCTCCGGCACCGTCTCCTTCGAGTCGGTCAACTTCCCCGGCTACTACCTGCGGCACTCCAACTACGACTTCCAGCTGGCCTACAACGACGGCACCGCCCAGTTCGCCGCGGACGCCACCTTCCGTCAGGTCGCCGGACTCGCCGACTCGTCCTGGTCCTCGTTCCAGTCGTACAACCACCCCGACCGCTATATCCGCCACTACGCCTACCAGTTGAAGCTCGAACCGATCACCACCGCGACGGGACGCGGTGACGCAACCTTCCGTCTGACGAGCTGACCCGACAGGGATGCCGGCGCCCTCGGGCGACGCCCCACCTGCCGCCCGCCCTCGAGCGAGGAAGGCACCGGCATCCCACCCACGAGCGCAACGCGACACCACATGTCATTCGGGGCGGGACGCGGCACCTCGACCGAGGCGTCGCGTCCCGCTCCTTCTCATGCATGTCTTTTTCAGGGATGTGAACCATGCACAGCGTGAGACTTCACAGCGTGGGACTTCAGTGCCGCCAACGAATGAGGCAGGGCGCTCTGGCCGCCGCGGCCGCCGCCACGCTCATGGTCGGCGTCGTCGGCCCGGCGGCCCCCGCCCAGGCGGCGGAGATCACCGACGGCCTGGCTCTCTGGTACAAACTCGACGCCACCTCGGGCACCGTGGCGGCGGACGCCTCCGGCAACGGCCGCAACGGGACCGTCAACGGCACCGCGAACTGGTCGGGCAACGGGGAGGGGCTCACGTTCAACGGGTCCAGCACCTACATCAAGGTGCCGGACAACATCATGAGCGGCATGAACTCGATCACCGTCTCGATGGACGTGCAGATCGACGCGACCCAGGCCACGCCGTACTTCCTCTACGGCTTCGGCAACACCGCGAGCGGCGGCACCGGCAACGGGTACCTGTTCACCACCGGCGACTCGTTCCGGACCGCCATCGCTTCCGGGGGCTATTCCACCGAGCAGAACACCCGGACCTCCGCCGCGCTGCAGCGCTCGGTCTGGAAGCACGTCACCTACACCCAGACCGGCACCACGGGTGTCCTGTACGAGGACGGCGTCGAGAAGGCCCGCAACACCTCGGTCACCCTCACCCCCGGTTCCATCGGGTCCGGCATCACCACGGCCAACTACATCGGCAAGTCGCTCTACACCAGTGACAAGCTCTTCAAAGGCAAGATCCGCGACTTCCGGGTCTACGACCGTGCGCTGGCACCCGGTGAGGTTCTCGATCTCAGCGGGAACACCACGGGCATCGGCGCGGCCACCCACCCCGAGCTGAAGATCGACGCGATCGTCGACGACGCCAACAGCAAGATCACCCTCCCACTGACCGAGGGCACCGACCTCACCACCCTCGCCCCGCAGTTCACCATCGCCCAGGACGCGTCCATCAGCCCGTCCTCCGGCACTCCACGCGACTTCAGCGCGCCCGTGACGTACGAGGTGACCGGCCCGGACGGCGAGAAGCGCACCTGGACGGTCGAGGCGCTGGAAATGAAGAGCCCGGTACTTCCCGGGCTCACCGCCGACCCGAACATCGTGCGGTTCGGCGACACCTTCTACATGTACCCGACCACCGACGGCTTCGCGGGCTGGAGCGGCACGCGGTTCAAGGCGTA
This genomic stretch from Streptomyces deccanensis harbors:
- a CDS encoding vanadium-dependent haloperoxidase; translation: MTQRPLAGSFTGSFRGLRRIAALTVLALTVPLTATTAQAHSGVEAAPGNPVIAWNIHAQSAIYDTAKQSPTTSTRSFAIVQGAVYDAVNAVAGRPYEPLVSAPRSRPGSSTAAAVAAAAHDTLLWLFPAQAESLNARYEEALAAIPDGRAEDGGVAVGRAAAAAMTESRRADGFDPTAPWTVGTEPGQYRLTPPGYVNVGAWVPNLKPFVVPDAGAYRVKPPPALTGTAWARDLNEVKSLGAATSTVRTEDQTEAAIWWDDPRMVEWSITRQLAGAHHLGSLRTARLLAMVYVASADTLIACYKAKAHWNFWRPVTAIPLAGTDGNAATDPDPDWTPLRVTAPSPEYPSGHACFTTAVMTALGSFFGRDDLTFAAYSPASGTTRHYDSLRAATAELLEARVWAGVHYRFASEHGHRLGLAVTSDVLSRAFERR
- a CDS encoding glycoside hydrolase family 43 protein, producing the protein MPAVLSRLAAILVAACLLFTAQVVTAPQRAAAADPGYLMTHFIGEGSTGQQMYFSYSADGLNWTDLNGGGMTLRSTVGTRGVRDPALVRSPDGSKYWIIATDLCIDCGQTWSSSINDGSRSLVVWESSDLVTWSAPWLLNVAGAIPDGRNAWAPEAIWDPAGNNYVLYWATNKPLNGATKHRIYYARTTDFRSITTPQIYIERPGTQEIIDTQIVEVPSGVGNYRYVRASGDGQITLEGSNSILGTWTNLGNLSGIGLTGSQVEGPMWMKFRDRNEWTLYLDQYAAGRGYMPVSTTNPSATGTYQLPTSGTYSLGGNKKRHGSILSLTAAEDARIQARWANTPAQRLQSFNFQDRYVRHANFDVRIDQNVTNDDAKFRPRPGLAGSGTVSFESVNFPGYYLRHSNYDFQLAYNDGTAQFAADATFRQVAGLADSSWSSFQSYNHPDRYIRHYAYQLKLEPITTATGRGDATFRLTS
- a CDS encoding HAMP domain-containing sensor histidine kinase; the encoded protein is MRHAFFTALDEKGKPLTVGGFTPTAQQSALAGAVGDPAALVKDDEPHDVRVAGSPYRVTAARLDDGTTVLLATSTGTLHDVLTKALKVGLVFGALLLALLGCLTMFGVSRRLRPLQDMVETSSAIAEGDLTRRVPSSPHPAQEVEQLRLALNSMLQQVESAYRTRERSAAQLRRFVADASHELRTPLSAIRGYHQLFDKGMLREPAERERAWDRMTGEADRMGRLVDELLTLARLDQSPELRFRNVDLARLVRDAAEDLRAQQPDRPVTVDADGSLLVHADESGLRQVLGNLIGNVRTHTPADVPVRLTVERTDGAVRLCVADEGPGLTEEDASRVFDRFFRAGGGGGSGLGMAIVQGVVRAHGGEVEVHTTPGKGLKATVTLPHLRARGTAQATTTNAHP
- a CDS encoding response regulator transcription factor is translated as MTKAPGTVLVVEDEESIADVLAIALRYHRFEVMTAGTVREALALAERTRPDVALLDVMLPDGDGRALGKRLRADRSDLALVFLTARDSPAEIVGALGFGDDYITKPFNIDEVVARITAVLRRTRPADVLPQRPPLTYGDLELDETTYSVHRAGRTVELTPTEYALLRFLVRNRGRIVSKEQLLHHVWRYEHAPAESTVVETYISYLRRKLDTLGSPVITTRRGVGYGLA
- a CDS encoding MMPL family transporter, which translates into the protein MARWCYQHRLVVLLLWVGALLGLGAAGAAAGTTYTNVFSLPNTDSQHANDLMVKAFPQSSGDTDTVVWKVEAGSVRDESVRSRIQPALDEIGRMEGVGVVASPYAKGGAPQISRDGRTAYAQVTFAHQADAVPKELVENVIDTAQNAERAGLRVELGGQAIATVQRPPAGLSELVGIVAAGVVLFLAFGSLFAMLLPIVVAVAAVGTATMATTLLSHVTNVPEIAPLVGSLIGLGVGIDYALFIVTRHRRGILRGVKPEDAAITALNTSGRAVLFAGATVCIALGGMLVMNMRFLDGVVIAASLTVVLSILAAVTLLPALLGMLGMRVLSRRDRHRLATSGPEPEEASNLAARWSSYVQRRPRAVAVIAFVVMAAVAVPVLSLRLGTSDQGNQAESTTTRQAYDLLSEGFGPGFNGPLQVVVDGSAPATLVSAIGKTEGVAQVAALPPVNGVSVIRVVPTTSPQSERTDQLIDRLRDEVIPQSGATAHVGGVTAVYKDFATVTGERLPYFIAAIVALGFLLLLVAFRSLVVPLTAALMNLIAAAASFGVLVAIFQWGWGLDLLGGKEGPITSFLPVIMLSLLFGLSMDYQVFLVSRIHEEWVHTKDNARSVRVGLAETSRVINSAALIMICVFSAFVLSGTLDGAMLGLGLAAAVALDAFILRTALVPAAMHLLGKANWWLPAGLEKRLPHLAVEPKEDEDEVPSPSEPASVIRGFIRTQEGEPVEGAAVTLLTKEGRQLDRVTSLADGSYSVAVPGAGKYLLAATATPYASRAGQVVVGDGPLVHDVELAEAPENEVDTVN
- the ligD gene encoding non-homologous end-joining DNA ligase, coding for MDPLPVLAPMLASTGNLPLPGGDEQWAVETKQDGQRALAFLPGDGTVTIRSRGGHAVTAAYPELHGLPAALGGRSAVLDGEIIATDADGRPDFELLQSRMGLARKPDRAARLALRVPVHLVVFDVLYLDGRDLTSRPWTERRRALTGLGLHGPAWSVPAAVVDHAAGALRATREAGLEGVIAKRLTSPYRPGVRSPDWIKIKNVRTTDAVIGGWVPGTGRLAGLPGAVLLGELRDGPLRYIGSVGTGWSDRERRRLADLLAVAAWTTCPFTPAPKVAGARWVLPRLVAEITYTTRTRAGYLRHPSWHRLRPDLTPGDSPEANR